The Colletotrichum destructivum chromosome 7, complete sequence genome contains the following window.
GTGTGCAATGTCTGCGCCGGGCTCGAAATTACCTGCTACCCCAACCAACCCACGCCCGACTGGATAGATGGCGGGACAAGACAGCAGGCGATGGCGGACCAGTTGAAGACAGAGGTCACGAGGAGCGCCAAACTTCGGAGAGCGAGGAGAATTGTTCAGCGAATCGTCGGGAGCACGCAGGATATCCCCGGCGGCATGTTTCCGCCCAGTCTGTCTGTGGTCGTATCCCAGGAAATTCCTTCGCGGCCCATATCAGCCATCAGCAACGAAACCGAGAACCCGGCTCGAAACAAAACTCCTTCCAGACGTAGATCCGGCACTGAACCGTTGCCCGGCACACCGACCGATAGGCGGTCGCTTATACAGAAGCAACCAGAAACGGAGAGTGCTTCTCCGTCAGCAACAACACTGCCCACCGAGGTGGAGCAAGCTTACATCATGTCTTATCTCGACTATATGTTCCCGGCGCTATTTCCATTCTACAATCCATCCccgctcgagggcggccgtAGTTGGGTGCTCGTCCTCACGCTAGCTAACAAATCCCTTTGCCACGCCGCCACAAGCCTCTCATCCCAtttcttcgccgtcgtccccgTGCAACGCCGCAAGGAGAGACCCGCATGTGTGTCTCTGGTAGAGCAAGAGCTTTACAGCCAGACGTCGACGGCTATGcggaaggcccagcaggacGTCAAGGAGGTCACGAGACGTGGGGTCCACGGCGACTTGATCACGAGCGTGCGCCTGGTAGACAGCATTGTCCATTTGTTGTTCCTGGAGGTCTCCTTGGGCAGCAGCGAGAATTGGATAATTCACCTAGACGCTGGCGTCAACTTGTTTAAAGACATCCTCGACAAACAAGCCATCGAGATCGGGTCTTCAAAGTGGACATCGGTCTGCAAAGAAGTCGGGCGGCTTGCCTACCCCAGCTTAGAAAGCCCTCCGCTGTGGCCTGTTTGGACCGTCGACCAGGCCGCATTCCGATTCTCCGTAGCTGCCCTTGTTATGCAGGATCTGATGGCCAGCATATCACTCGGCCGGACACCGCGTCTACGCGTTGACTATGACGACATCCTCGCTGATGAGACTGTGCCAGAGGAGAGCCCTGACCGAGATTGCCGGCTCCGTCTGCAGTCCTTTATCGGCTGTCAAAACTGGGCCGTAGTGTTGATCGCCGATGTTGTCATGCTTGATGCGTGGAAGAGGGACATGCATGACAGAGGAATGCTATCCAACCTCGAGCTGTTTAAGCGTGGCGCAGAGCTTGAAACCAGATTCCGTGATGGGCTTGCTCGGGTTTCCGCATCCGAGCCAAGGGCGCGCGATCACAGGCCTCCCTGGCTCGCCGAACCAGAACGCGCTGAAGAAGAGGCCAAGGCATGCGTGGTGGTGACGCAGATCTGGGCACAAGCTGGCTTAATATACCTCCACATTGTTCTCTCAGGCTGGCAACCAGCAAATCTAGAGATCTCCGAGTCGATTGACCAAATCATCGGCCTGATGAACAAGCGTGCCAAAGCAAAATGGGTTCACACACTTGCTTGGCCACTCTGCGTAACCGGATGTCTGGCAAAGAGGGAACAGGAGACGACGGTCCAGAGAATGTTCGATCTCATGGGCGACTTCGCAATGTTTGGCTCGACGCGTCTGGCACGGGAAGTCGTAGAGACTGTATGGGAGCACAGGAAACACACAACGACCGAGAACTGGGATTTTGCCGCAATTCTGAAAATCTTGGGTCGTCGGGTGTTGCTCGGATAGAAGCCATCGTCGCAGTTCAACCTGTACTATATTATGACGTCTTACATAGGGATTAGGGGAATTACAGAAACACACTAACCCAAGCCAAAGATTAGGTGTATATGTATGGGGAatctgctgctgttggttCTACCTTCCAGACATGCAGTTGGCTACTTTACTTGTCCAACTTTCGACGAACCGAGATGCTCTTTGAACGCAAGATGTAGTTAACTACACTATTTGATCCATAGTTTACCCGTGGCCTTAGCTGCATCCTCAACAAGATGAGGGTAACATGAGAGGGACTGATGTTGTGTCTTGACTAGAAAAATCAGAGCTAGAAGGTCTATTGCTtgtgagagagagcgcgaCTCATCGCTTCGTTGATCATAAACATCGAGTTGACCTTCGCTGTAAGTGGTCTCCCCTCATGAATCTATCTGCTCGTAGTGCCGTTTCCGGCTACTGAGTACTTCAAGACAAACGGCACCGTCTTGATCACGTCCCAatcctccttcttcttcctgtcaCCAAAAATCCTTAGCGCTCTTACCTCCATGGAATAGACGGCAGGCTCCAGAACAGTGCCGTCGGCCAGAAGACCGTTAAAGTATGCTCTCTGCTCTGAGCGAGACACAAACGATAAAGGCCAACCGGCTAAGCTTCCTAGGTTCTCCTCCTTAGCGCCGCTGACACGGAAGACGTCAACTTGAATAGCGGCAGTACCGACGGTGGGCGAGATGAACACATTAGGGGTTGATCCGGTGTCTCCACGGTCAGTAAGAGGAGGGTTAGCTGGATCGGGACGTGGAATGGTGTATGTTTGATTCGCGGGAGCCTCGCTATTATAGTTGGCGAGGAAGGCTTGCGAGGAAGTGAGAACCCGAGTGTCGTACATGCTTCCTGCGACGCCAAGATAGGGCAAGCTCAGAGAAGGAGCGTCGGTGGTACTGGTAAAGGTGATGAAGCCGCTGTAGACAGGAAGGAGGGTTGCGTTGACGTTGGACGGGGGGATGCAGACGACGGTCAACTCAGCGGAGCCGCCGGCGGGAACGGTGATTTTGCTAATCACGGTGTCAGCCCATCTTTTCGTGTTTCACTTGTTGGACATCGACTTACTCTGAGCTGAATTGGAGCTCTGCCCACTCCTCAAGTATAGGATTAGGAAACGAAGCAGCTCTCAACCGGTCCTGACTCGCCGTGAAGGTGTACATGGAGACAGCTTTGCGGTGGCTGACTTCAAAGATAAGATCTGCCGAACCCGTGTTTTGAATAGAGATGGTCTTGTTGCCGACGAAGTGGTCGGTGTCATTGAACGAGATGCTGTCGACGCTCAACACCGCCGTGCTACGGGCTGCGTCGAAGGCTTGGATTATACCGGCTCCCTGCTGGGGCACGGGGGCCAGAATATCGGGGTGCACGACGGTTCCGTCATACCAGTCTAGTGgcttcgaggtcgaggcgaCAATGGACCTGAGTCGCTTTGGGTCTTTGGTACCGTGGGCTTCCACGAGGAGCGCGTAGATAGCGGCGTTGAGAGGGCATGCTGAAGCAGATTAGCCTACCATGACTCCGTCTGTGTCGCGTATTGTCACCGAAGAGACCTGGGGTCTTACACATGCTTGTTCCAGTCATGACGCGGTAACCGCCCAAGGCGACGGGGAAGGTAGAAAGGATGTTGGCACCGGGTGCAACAAACTGAGGGCTGGCTTCCAACTCCCATGTTGGGCCCCAACTGGAGAAGGTTCCCATGTAAGAGCCGCCGAGATTATTCTCGAGCTCTTCCAGACGAgtcttggtgttgttggcgttggGAATAGAGACAACGACGTTGCGTCCCTGCTCAAGAAGGGAGAGCCACTGTTGAGCCTGGTAAGGGGGGATCGAGGCAACACCTTGAATTCCCTGGGAGTAGACGTATTGCTGGTCGCGCATCGTGCTTCGTCCTCGTAAGCTTACTGTGACTGACCTGTGAATTCACTAGGGGGATAACTTACGTGTTGTCGTTGGTGTTGTAGAGAATGTAGCGGCCGCCTTTGGTAACCAAGCGGTCACCCTGGTCGATGGGGTAGCAGCCAGTTGCTCGAGAGTTGGGGAACTCCAGGAGAATTAACTTGTTACTTAGATCAGGGGTACTATCAGGCAGGTCGCTGCAAGCGTTGTTTTCACCCGGTGTCCAGAGTTGGAGCGAGAGATCGCCGACCAGCTCAGGAACGCCCGCCAAATAGGCAAAGGTGGACTCGGAGCCACCCGTTGAGTTGGAGTCCACGGTAAACGTGCCCTCATTGAGAATGGTGGGGAACTTGGAGTTCGTCACGGCACCGCTACCTGCTACA
Protein-coding sequences here:
- a CDS encoding Putative zn(2)Cys(6) fungal-type DNA-binding domain, fungal transcription factor — protein: MPRETASCWTCRLRHKKCDESMPVCNVCAGLEITCYPNQPTPDWIDGGTRQQAMADQLKTEVTRSAKLRRARRIVQRIVGSTQDIPGGMFPPSLSVVVSQEIPSRPISAISNETENPARNKTPSRRRSGTEPLPGTPTDRRSLIQKQPETESASPSATTLPTEVEQAYIMSYLDYMFPALFPFYNPSPLEGGRSWVLVLTLANKSLCHAATSLSSHFFAVVPVQRRKERPACVSLVEQELYSQTSTAMRKAQQDVKEVTRRGVHGDLITSVRLVDSIVHLLFLEVSLGSSENWIIHLDAGVNLFKDILDKQAIEIGSSKWTSVCKEVGRLAYPSLESPPLWPVWTVDQAAFRFSVAALVMQDLMASISLGRTPRLRVDYDDILADETVPEESPDRDCRLRLQSFIGCQNWAVVLIADVVMLDAWKRDMHDRGMLSNLELFKRGAELETRFRDGLARVSASEPRARDHRPPWLAEPERAEEEAKACVVVTQIWAQAGLIYLHIVLSGWQPANLEISESIDQIIGLMNKRAKAKWVHTLAWPLCVTGCLAKREQETTVQRMFDLMGDFAMFGSTRLAREVVETVWEHRKHTTTENWDFAAILKILGRRVLLG
- a CDS encoding Putative peptidase S8/S53 domain, Fn3-like domain, peptidase S8, subtilisin, His-active, encoding MRVSSTIISALLGANIAAANPLHPRVFPKNEPTIIAKAKPDESTNQDLKSGNEILPGTYIVEFADDNDTPTSFYEGLKAEGLEVESRMDLSNSLFKGVSFQVKNHAATQHDAALFRRQMEASPRIRNIWPVRTIQRSAPEDNGGPIKNNVKHARHARRQDDTTGNSTKDTFSPHVMTQVDKLREQGITGKGVRIAIIDSGVDYTHPALGGCFGPGCIVEAGWDFTGDDFLPGVRPLQPDADPMDDCAGHGTHVAGTIVAQLEGNEYGFTGAAPGVKLAAYRAWGCASVGTNEILLAAFIRAFDEGADIISCSDGDVAGWAWDAWGVLAARIVDAGVPVVISEGNDGGIGMFFASSPATGRGVAGSGAVTNSKFPTILNEGTFTVDSNSTGGSESTFAYLAGVPELVGDLSLQLWTPGENNACSDLPDSTPDLSNKLILLEFPNSRATGCYPIDQGDRLVTKGGRYILYNTNDNTTMRDQQYVYSQGIQGVASIPPYQAQQWLSLLEQGRNVVVSIPNANNTKTRLEELENNLGGSYMGTFSSWGPTWELEASPQFVAPGANILSTFPVALGGYRVMTGTSMSCPLNAAIYALLVEAHGTKDPKRLRSIVASTSKPLDWYDGTVVHPDILAPVPQQGAGIIQAFDAARSTAVLSVDSISFNDTDHFVGNKTISIQNTGSADLIFEVSHRKAVSMYTFTASQDRLRAASFPNPILEEWAELQFSSDKITVPAGGSAELTVVCIPPSNVNATLLPVYSGFITFTSTTDAPSLSLPYLGVAGSMYDTRVLTSSQAFLANYNSEAPANQTYTIPRPDPANPPLTDRGDTGSTPNVFISPTVGTAAIQVDVFRVSGAKEENLGSLAGWPLSFVSRSEQRAYFNGLLADGTVLEPAVYSMEVRALRIFGDRKKKEDWDVIKTVPFVLKYSVAGNGTTSR